One Acidobacteriota bacterium DNA window includes the following coding sequences:
- a CDS encoding alpha/beta hydrolase, with protein sequence MTARGETFRVPSPAGCLEAVLQSPACAVPGWAAVVCHPHPRYGGTFLNKVVARSAEALLAVGLPVLRFNFRGVGASTGVHDEGRGEVEDLRAAAEHARQATGAARLVLAGYSFGAWVGLRAMPSVEGARFFLAVGTPVAVYDFGFLRGQAFPAGFIQGDRDEFGDPEAVRELVRDAGSLRSLEIVPDADHAFTGKLTQLQAAVQRLAGRPIDPGPSAGGESA encoded by the coding sequence GTGACGGCGCGGGGGGAAACGTTCCGGGTCCCTTCACCGGCGGGCTGCCTGGAAGCGGTCCTCCAGTCGCCGGCGTGCGCCGTGCCGGGGTGGGCGGCCGTGGTCTGCCACCCGCACCCGCGGTACGGCGGGACCTTCCTCAACAAGGTGGTGGCCCGGTCCGCCGAGGCCCTGCTGGCCGTCGGCCTGCCCGTCCTGCGGTTCAACTTCCGCGGCGTGGGGGCCAGCACGGGGGTGCACGACGAGGGTCGGGGGGAGGTCGAGGACCTCCGGGCGGCCGCGGAGCACGCACGCCAGGCGACCGGGGCGGCACGCCTCGTCCTCGCGGGGTACTCCTTCGGCGCCTGGGTCGGCCTGCGGGCCATGCCGTCGGTGGAGGGCGCCCGGTTTTTCCTGGCCGTCGGCACCCCCGTGGCGGTCTACGACTTCGGCTTCCTGCGGGGGCAGGCGTTCCCCGCGGGTTTCATCCAGGGCGACCGGGACGAATTCGGGGACCCGGAGGCCGTCCGCGAACTGGTCCGGGACGCCGGGAGCCTGCGATCCCTCGAGATCGTCCCGGACGCCGACCACGCCTTCACCGGGAAACTGACGCAGCTCCAGGCGGCGGTGCAGCGGCTGGCGGGGCGCCCGATCGACCCGGGCCCGTCGGCCGGGGGGGAGAGCGCGTGA
- a CDS encoding phosphoribosylformylglycinamidine cyclo-ligase, which yields MNSEKQAGKPAGGMSYAGAGVDLDVSNRAKERIRAIVRSTFTPGVLADIGLFGGLYEPDFKGVPNPVLVASADGVGTKLRVAFDAGVYDTVGYDLVSHCVNDILVQGARPLFFLDYLAGGKLDAGVVAGLVEGLARACRENGCALIGGETAEMPGFYKEGDYDLAGFIVGVVDRGHLLDGRRIRVGDVVLGLPSLGLHTNGYSLARKIVFDHLGLAPGDRVEALGATVAAELLKPHKGYLQALRPALDRGLVNGLAHITGGGLVENIPRVLPPGCAVEIRKGSWPVLPVFRFLQEAGGVAEDEMFRVFNMGIGMTVFTEPGGAEAVRGLIEAAGEPVFTLGAVVSGNRTVTLR from the coding sequence ATGAACAGCGAAAAGCAAGCGGGGAAGCCCGCGGGCGGCATGAGTTACGCCGGGGCCGGCGTCGACCTCGACGTGTCCAACCGTGCCAAGGAGAGGATCCGGGCCATCGTCCGGTCCACCTTCACGCCGGGGGTCCTGGCGGACATCGGCCTCTTCGGCGGCCTTTACGAGCCCGATTTCAAGGGGGTCCCCAACCCCGTCCTGGTGGCCTCCGCCGACGGCGTGGGCACGAAGCTCCGCGTCGCCTTCGACGCCGGGGTCTACGACACCGTGGGCTACGACCTGGTCTCCCACTGCGTCAACGACATCCTCGTCCAGGGCGCCCGCCCGCTCTTCTTCCTCGATTACCTGGCTGGCGGGAAGCTCGACGCGGGGGTCGTGGCCGGCCTGGTGGAAGGCCTGGCCCGGGCCTGCCGGGAGAACGGCTGCGCCCTCATCGGCGGGGAGACCGCCGAGATGCCGGGGTTCTATAAGGAAGGGGACTACGACCTGGCGGGGTTCATCGTGGGGGTCGTGGACCGCGGGCACCTGCTGGACGGCCGACGGATCCGCGTGGGGGACGTGGTGCTGGGGCTCCCGTCGCTCGGCCTGCACACCAACGGCTACTCCCTGGCCCGGAAGATCGTCTTCGATCACCTGGGGCTCGCCCCGGGCGACCGGGTGGAGGCCCTGGGCGCCACGGTGGCCGCCGAACTCCTGAAGCCCCACAAGGGGTACCTGCAGGCCCTCCGGCCCGCCCTCGACCGCGGGCTGGTCAACGGGCTCGCCCACATCACCGGCGGCGGGCTCGTGGAGAACATCCCCCGGGTGCTGCCCCCGGGCTGCGCCGTGGAGATCCGGAAAGGGTCCTGGCCGGTGCTCCCCGTCTTCCGCTTCCTCCAGGAGGCGGGCGGGGTGGCCGAGGACGAGATGTTCCGGGTGTTCAACATGGGCATCGGGATGACGGTCTTCACGGAACCGGGCGGCGCGGAGGCCGTCCGCGGGCTGATCGAGGCCGCGGGGGAACCGGTCTTCACCCTCGGCGCGGTCGTGAGCGGCAACCGGACGGTGACCCTCCGATGA
- a CDS encoding DUF721 domain-containing protein, translated as MEALAGILEHLIRTKGPPPEEFYAAVLPALWRRVVGVKLFEVTRPGPLLKGRLTVLVRGAAWKRNLAGMEPVFRERLEAFLPPGTVRDILFRSMPGRFAEPPAGAPPALPEEDLLWAGRCAAAIRNEALREVFLRALKARMALDLETAAAGRAPDEQDRAAGEKPAAPQETPCDST; from the coding sequence ATGGAAGCACTGGCCGGCATCCTGGAACACTTGATCCGAACGAAAGGCCCCCCGCCGGAGGAGTTCTACGCCGCCGTCCTGCCGGCCCTCTGGCGGCGGGTCGTGGGGGTCAAGCTCTTCGAGGTCACGCGGCCGGGCCCGCTCCTCAAGGGGCGCCTGACGGTCCTGGTCCGCGGGGCCGCCTGGAAGCGAAACCTGGCCGGGATGGAGCCCGTCTTCCGCGAGCGCCTGGAAGCCTTCCTGCCGCCGGGAACGGTCCGCGACATCCTCTTCCGATCGATGCCGGGCCGGTTTGCGGAGCCCCCCGCCGGCGCCCCGCCCGCCCTGCCCGAGGAGGATTTGCTCTGGGCGGGCCGGTGCGCGGCCGCCATCCGGAACGAGGCGCTCCGGGAGGTTTTCCTCCGGGCGCTCAAAGCCCGGATGGCGCTCGACCTCGAAACGGCGGCGGCCGGCAGGGCCCCCGACGAACAAGACCGGGCCGCCGGCGAAAAGCCCGCGGCCCCACAGGAGACCCCATGCGATTCGACCTGA
- the thrC gene encoding threonine synthase, translated as MRFDLMCTDCNTVYDLAPDRTVCPACAAGQLPHRPLRGVLEVRLTPDGLDSAEGEITSPLSPAEVDIGSFLPVGPAFYPPVPVGNTPLWAPARLREELGFPRLFIKDDGLNPTGSLKDRASWLVAAFARKHGIKEVTAASTGNAGSSMAGIGAAAGLNVTLFLPKTAPRAKMIQSLQYGARLVLVDGNYDRAYDLSLEFTRARGGLNRNTAYNPLTIEGKKTVALEIARQLGRAPEAVFVSVGDGVILAGVYKGFLDLVQMGFIPRVPRIYAVQAEGSDAVRRAFESGDFGEPRTASTVADSISVDVPRNGYLAVRRLRENDGRCVAVSDRAILEAQHFLASRTGLFSEPAGAAAFAGFLAVRKDLPRDAQIVVIATGNGLKDADSAAKSVPFPDRAIKSLEELED; from the coding sequence ATGCGATTCGACCTGATGTGCACCGATTGCAACACCGTCTACGACCTGGCCCCGGACCGTACGGTCTGCCCGGCCTGCGCCGCGGGGCAACTCCCGCACCGCCCGCTCCGGGGCGTCCTGGAGGTGCGCCTCACCCCCGACGGACTCGATTCGGCGGAAGGGGAGATCACGTCGCCCCTCTCCCCCGCGGAAGTCGACATCGGAAGCTTCCTCCCGGTGGGGCCGGCGTTTTACCCCCCCGTCCCCGTGGGGAACACGCCGCTCTGGGCCCCCGCCCGTCTGCGGGAGGAACTCGGCTTCCCCCGGCTCTTCATCAAGGACGACGGGCTCAACCCCACCGGTTCGCTGAAAGACCGGGCCTCGTGGCTCGTGGCGGCTTTCGCGCGCAAGCACGGCATCAAGGAGGTCACCGCCGCCTCCACGGGGAACGCCGGTTCCTCCATGGCCGGCATCGGCGCCGCCGCGGGGCTGAACGTCACGCTCTTCCTCCCGAAGACCGCCCCCCGCGCCAAGATGATTCAATCCCTGCAGTACGGCGCCCGGCTGGTGCTGGTGGACGGCAACTACGACCGCGCCTACGACCTTTCCCTGGAGTTCACCCGCGCCCGGGGCGGGCTGAACCGCAACACCGCCTACAACCCCCTGACCATCGAGGGCAAGAAGACCGTGGCGCTGGAAATCGCCCGCCAGCTGGGGCGCGCCCCCGAGGCCGTCTTCGTCTCCGTGGGCGACGGCGTCATCCTGGCGGGCGTGTACAAGGGCTTCCTGGACCTGGTCCAGATGGGCTTCATCCCCCGTGTTCCCCGAATCTACGCCGTGCAGGCGGAGGGGAGCGACGCCGTCAGGCGGGCCTTCGAGAGCGGGGATTTCGGGGAACCCCGAACGGCTTCCACCGTGGCCGACTCCATCTCCGTGGACGTCCCGCGGAACGGCTACCTGGCCGTCAGGCGCCTCCGGGAGAACGACGGGCGCTGCGTGGCGGTTTCCGACCGGGCCATCCTGGAAGCCCAGCACTTCCTGGCCTCGCGGACCGGGTTGTTCAGCGAACCCGCCGGGGCGGCGGCCTTCGCCGGTTTCCTCGCCGTCCGGAAGGACCTCCCCCGCGACGCGCAGATCGTCGTCATCGCCACCGGCAACGGGCTTAAGGACGCCGACTCGGCGGCGAAGTCGGTCCCCTTCCCCGACCGGGCCATCAAATCGCTCGAGGAACTCGAGGATTGA
- a CDS encoding tetratricopeptide repeat protein, translating into MTYRNFFRGAVSIGLSALLAAGAVFAAGTPGAPGTETRPPAAGPESEAGMSYYYFLRARDCVEENDPASAEKLFRKALALDPDSDTLVVELAIALLTQDRKPEAETLLGDMLKKHPRSIPVRKVLAGLSVNAIGGDYAATPESRAAWQKAVEAYNAILEIDPRDKESLFFLGRLYYAANLLDRAEEYLKRYLEVDRNSLDGALFLAQLYLSREKSAEALEVLKQAETTYPDVVQIRLLKARIQENTQKVDDAEKTYQDLIARNAFDPNAYLNYARILHERGLDARAVEVLDAAIANHVRNADILTLLGMACQKLNRHDRAIQAFQDAVEEESSNPENIYYLAVAYSMAGDSMTAARTLEPVLTKLDSDPSLFDIQNAGVFKRAVVSAMVTFNLEAGRDTEALSLLARLLNEYPESVDDDVYVRMAGVYRKRGETDKALETLAKGDKQFPGNLAIFNARGEALAAAGRLEEARKAVAERMEKADDKDKASLCFGLASALMEAKRWDEAIEVVNRGLAADPKRKALQFQQGAVLERAGKYKEAEAVLTAFLRENADNAVALNYLGYMLVDLDLNVAKGMEYIRKALELEPLNPAYLDSLGWGYFRLKEYPKALEYLLKAARGIEGDATVLDHVGDAYRALKDDHKAREFYEQALRIQRDPAEREKIEKKLRELRPRLVK; encoded by the coding sequence ATGACATACCGCAACTTCTTTCGTGGGGCCGTTTCCATCGGGCTCTCGGCGCTGCTGGCCGCGGGCGCCGTTTTCGCCGCCGGGACGCCCGGGGCCCCCGGCACGGAGACCCGGCCGCCCGCGGCCGGCCCGGAGTCCGAGGCCGGGATGTCCTATTACTATTTCCTGCGGGCCCGCGACTGCGTCGAGGAGAACGACCCGGCCTCGGCGGAGAAGCTGTTCCGCAAGGCCCTGGCCCTGGACCCCGACAGCGACACCCTGGTGGTGGAACTGGCCATCGCGCTCCTGACCCAGGACCGGAAGCCCGAGGCCGAGACGCTGCTGGGCGACATGCTCAAGAAACACCCCCGGTCGATCCCCGTGCGGAAAGTCCTGGCCGGCCTCAGCGTGAACGCCATCGGGGGCGACTATGCCGCCACCCCGGAGTCGCGGGCCGCCTGGCAGAAGGCGGTGGAAGCCTACAATGCCATCCTCGAGATCGACCCCCGCGACAAGGAGTCCCTCTTCTTTCTCGGGCGCCTCTACTACGCCGCCAACCTCCTCGACCGCGCCGAGGAGTACCTCAAGCGCTACCTGGAGGTGGACCGCAACTCGCTGGACGGCGCCCTCTTCCTGGCCCAGCTGTACCTGAGCCGTGAAAAGTCCGCCGAGGCCCTGGAGGTGCTCAAGCAGGCGGAGACGACCTACCCCGACGTCGTCCAGATCCGCCTGCTCAAGGCCCGCATCCAGGAGAATACCCAGAAGGTGGACGACGCCGAGAAGACCTACCAGGACCTCATCGCGCGCAACGCCTTCGACCCCAACGCCTACCTCAACTACGCCCGCATCCTGCACGAGCGGGGCCTGGACGCCAGGGCCGTCGAGGTCCTCGACGCCGCCATCGCCAACCACGTCCGCAACGCCGACATCCTGACCCTGCTGGGGATGGCCTGCCAGAAGCTGAACCGGCACGACCGGGCCATCCAGGCCTTCCAGGACGCGGTGGAGGAGGAGTCGTCGAACCCGGAGAACATCTACTACCTGGCGGTGGCCTACAGCATGGCGGGGGACTCCATGACGGCCGCCCGGACGCTGGAGCCCGTCCTCACCAAGCTGGACAGCGACCCCTCCCTCTTCGACATCCAGAACGCGGGCGTCTTCAAGCGCGCCGTGGTGTCCGCCATGGTGACCTTCAACCTCGAGGCGGGGCGCGACACCGAGGCCCTCAGCCTCCTGGCGAGGCTCCTCAACGAGTACCCCGAGAGCGTGGACGACGACGTCTACGTCCGGATGGCCGGGGTTTACCGGAAGCGCGGGGAGACCGACAAGGCCCTGGAGACGCTGGCGAAGGGCGACAAGCAGTTTCCCGGCAACCTGGCGATCTTCAACGCCCGGGGCGAGGCCCTCGCGGCCGCGGGCCGGTTGGAGGAGGCCCGGAAAGCCGTCGCGGAGCGGATGGAGAAAGCGGACGACAAGGACAAGGCCAGCCTCTGTTTCGGCCTGGCCTCCGCCCTGATGGAAGCGAAGCGTTGGGACGAGGCGATCGAGGTCGTCAACCGCGGCCTCGCGGCCGACCCGAAACGGAAAGCGCTCCAGTTCCAGCAGGGGGCGGTCCTGGAGCGGGCCGGAAAGTACAAGGAAGCGGAAGCGGTCCTCACCGCTTTCCTGCGGGAGAACGCCGACAACGCCGTCGCCCTCAATTACCTGGGGTACATGCTCGTCGACCTCGACCTGAACGTGGCGAAGGGGATGGAGTACATCCGGAAGGCGCTGGAACTGGAACCCCTGAACCCGGCGTACCTGGACAGCCTGGGGTGGGGCTACTTCCGCCTGAAGGAGTACCCGAAGGCGCTGGAGTACCTTCTCAAGGCCGCCCGGGGCATCGAGGGGGACGCCACCGTCCTCGACCACGTGGGGGACGCTTACCGGGCGCTCAAGGACGACCACAAGGCCCGGGAGTTCTACGAGCAGGCGCTGCGGATCCAGCGCGACCCGGCGGAGCGGGAGAAGATCGAGAAAAAGCTCCGGGAACTCCGGCCGCGGTTGGTGAAGTGA
- a CDS encoding protein kinase: MLVPGGRIGPYHLVKRLGEGGFGVVWLAEKRTTLAVTRFALKVPLVEDPDVEAVRREAAVWQRAAGHPNVLPLIEADIFDGRLVIVSEYAAGGSLKDWLAAGGGRAPSVAAAAEMALGVLEGLEHLHARGILHRDLKPANVLMQAGRPRITDFGLARVLRSSGHSATVTGTLPYMAPEAFDGERSERTDVWSVGVMLHQMLSGRLPFPYDDMTRLFKAILKDPPGPLPEGIPPELQAVVSRALAKEPAERFPSARAMREALRACAGAGSGAAFQGGENHGRIASFPGGTLPEPEPLPPPPAPDPDETGEMSKTLPEPEVGETLVACAVCGRPAESGKLFSCPDCGKGRLCPRHRDPEWGVCLVCAGERRERAVALEAEAAALVKAGRFAEAAERTDDLHLLHPARAERLRESVRAAAQAQAAAKGGAAGRGAAGRNAAFPGGDSPKPEPLPQTPLTPPPALPPAPKPAPKPPSPPPPAPKPQLGPSPAPSPSPTIPAQAKSAAKAPRSRGSAWGVFALILAVGLGVYLLVKMMPGTGAGEPTPPAPPAQAGPETGTPPAGAVGTDAAPVSKVKVPAPSTAPVPAAGEASPEPPAPERNVKYGHYVDNGDGTVTDTKTGLMWTKTDSRKAAGRGMNWDEAKAWVDGLTTGGHTDWRMPSIRELQSLFDTSYKVLAYDNDAYAPLRMCPLFAAGGAYWFWSKEESSPGVFRDMSFYDGNVGEYHRDVRNASYGARGVRSPGR; encoded by the coding sequence ATGCTCGTCCCCGGAGGCCGGATCGGACCCTACCACCTGGTGAAGCGCCTCGGCGAGGGGGGCTTCGGCGTGGTGTGGCTGGCGGAGAAGCGGACGACGCTGGCGGTGACCCGCTTCGCCCTGAAGGTTCCGCTGGTGGAGGACCCCGACGTGGAGGCGGTGCGCCGGGAGGCGGCGGTGTGGCAGCGGGCCGCGGGGCACCCCAACGTGCTCCCCCTCATCGAGGCGGACATCTTCGACGGCCGCCTGGTGATCGTCAGCGAGTACGCGGCGGGGGGCTCCCTGAAGGACTGGCTGGCGGCCGGCGGCGGCCGGGCCCCCTCCGTCGCGGCGGCGGCGGAGATGGCCCTGGGGGTGCTCGAGGGGCTCGAGCACCTGCACGCGCGGGGGATATTGCACCGGGACCTCAAGCCCGCCAACGTGCTGATGCAGGCGGGGCGGCCGCGCATCACCGACTTCGGGCTGGCGCGGGTGCTCAGGAGCAGCGGCCACAGCGCCACGGTGACGGGGACGCTGCCCTACATGGCGCCGGAGGCCTTCGACGGGGAGCGCAGCGAGCGGACGGACGTCTGGTCGGTGGGGGTCATGCTGCACCAGATGCTCTCGGGGCGGCTCCCGTTCCCCTACGACGATATGACGCGGCTCTTCAAGGCCATCCTGAAGGACCCGCCGGGCCCGCTCCCGGAGGGGATTCCCCCGGAACTGCAGGCGGTGGTTTCCCGGGCGCTGGCGAAGGAACCGGCGGAGCGCTTCCCCTCGGCCCGGGCCATGCGCGAGGCGCTTCGCGCCTGCGCCGGGGCCGGAAGTGGCGCCGCCTTCCAAGGCGGCGAAAACCACGGAAGGATCGCCTCCTTCCCAGGCGGCACACTCCCTGAACCCGAACCGCTCCCCCCACCCCCAGCCCCCGACCCCGACGAGACGGGGGAGATGTCGAAGACCCTCCCGGAGCCCGAGGTGGGGGAGACCCTGGTGGCGTGCGCGGTGTGCGGCCGCCCGGCGGAGTCGGGGAAGCTCTTCAGCTGCCCCGACTGCGGCAAGGGCCGGCTGTGCCCGCGCCACCGGGACCCGGAGTGGGGGGTGTGCCTGGTCTGCGCCGGGGAACGGCGGGAGCGGGCGGTGGCGCTGGAGGCCGAGGCGGCGGCGCTGGTGAAGGCGGGGCGCTTCGCCGAGGCCGCCGAGCGCACCGACGACCTTCACCTCCTCCACCCCGCCCGCGCGGAGCGCCTCCGGGAGAGCGTCCGGGCGGCCGCCCAAGCCCAAGCCGCCGCCAAAGGGGGTGCTGCCGGCCGTGGCGCCGCAGGAAGGAACGCCGCCTTCCCAGGTGGCGACTCCCCCAAACCCGAACCGCTTCCCCAAACGCCCCTCACCCCCCCACCGGCCCTACCCCCGGCGCCGAAGCCGGCCCCCAAACCGCCTTCGCCGCCGCCTCCGGCGCCAAAACCGCAGCTCGGGCCGTCTCCCGCCCCTTCTCCGTCGCCAACGATTCCGGCGCAGGCCAAGAGCGCGGCGAAAGCCCCCCGGTCGAGGGGTTCCGCCTGGGGCGTCTTTGCCCTGATCCTGGCCGTGGGCCTGGGGGTCTACCTGCTGGTGAAGATGATGCCTGGGACGGGCGCGGGGGAACCGACCCCGCCCGCGCCGCCGGCTCAAGCCGGGCCGGAAACCGGGACGCCCCCCGCGGGAGCCGTGGGAACGGACGCGGCACCCGTTTCGAAGGTGAAGGTCCCCGCGCCGTCCACAGCGCCGGTTCCAGCCGCCGGCGAAGCCTCTCCGGAACCGCCCGCTCCCGAGAGGAACGTGAAGTACGGCCACTACGTGGACAACGGGGACGGGACGGTGACGGACACGAAGACGGGCCTGATGTGGACGAAGACGGACTCGCGCAAGGCCGCGGGGCGGGGGATGAACTGGGATGAGGCCAAGGCCTGGGTGGACGGCCTCACCACCGGCGGCCACACGGACTGGCGGATGCCGAGCATCAGGGAACTTCAGTCCCTCTTTGACACCTCGTACAAAGTCTTGGCTTATGATAACGATGCGTACGCGCCGCTCAGAATGTGTCCGCTTTTCGCCGCTGGGGGAGCCTATTGGTTCTGGTCGAAAGAGGAGAGTAGCCCGGGCGTTTTCCGCGACATGAGCTTCTACGATGGGAACGTCGGCGAGTACCACCGCGACGTCCGCAACGCCTCCTACGGGGCCCGGGGGGTGCGCTCCCCCGGAAGATGA
- the maf gene encoding septum formation protein Maf — translation MQLYLASQSPRRRKILEDLGLRFGVLDSAYHEVIPPGHPDPPSLAREYALRKWEHLPAGPPPPGLVITADTLVYLGERVFGKPVDEPDARRMITALAGRSHRVVTGLCLHAPDRPGPAVVSEVTAVRFDRMSAAAVDRYLAHGDWRDKAGAYAIQGYASLFIREIRGCYFNVVGFPVNRFFRTLASMGIPLDAFDQR, via the coding sequence ATGCAGCTGTACCTGGCTTCCCAGTCCCCGCGCCGGCGGAAGATCCTCGAGGACCTCGGCCTCCGCTTCGGCGTCCTGGACAGTGCCTACCACGAGGTGATCCCTCCCGGGCACCCCGACCCCCCGTCCCTCGCCCGGGAGTACGCCCTGCGGAAGTGGGAGCACCTCCCCGCGGGCCCTCCCCCGCCCGGCCTCGTCATCACGGCCGACACCCTGGTCTACCTGGGGGAGCGGGTGTTCGGCAAGCCCGTCGACGAGCCGGACGCGCGCCGCATGATCACCGCCCTGGCCGGCCGCTCCCACCGGGTGGTGACGGGCCTGTGCCTGCACGCGCCGGACCGGCCGGGGCCCGCGGTGGTCTCCGAGGTCACGGCGGTCCGCTTTGACCGGATGTCCGCCGCGGCGGTCGACCGGTACCTGGCGCACGGCGACTGGCGGGACAAGGCGGGGGCCTACGCCATCCAGGGGTACGCCTCCCTCTTCATCCGGGAGATCCGGGGGTGCTACTTCAACGTGGTGGGTTTCCCGGTGAACCGTTTTTTCCGAACGCTGGCGTCGATGGGCATCCCCCTCGACGCCTTCGACCAACGCTGA
- a CDS encoding phosphoribosylglycinamide formyltransferase, which produces MKRLGILLSGRGSNFLAILRHIRAGRLRAEIACVLSDVADAPGLAAARAAGLPAFFVDPAGRRRAEYEDEMAGLLERHGADLVCLAGYMRILGRRMLERFPGRILNIHPSLLPAFPGLHAQRQALERGVRFAGCTVHRVDAGVDSGPIIRQTVVPVLEGDTEETLSARILEMEHATYWKAIRDVLLKESDA; this is translated from the coding sequence ATGAAGCGCCTGGGGATCCTCCTCTCCGGCCGGGGTTCCAACTTCCTGGCGATCCTGCGGCACATCCGGGCCGGGCGCCTCCGGGCGGAGATCGCCTGCGTCCTCTCCGACGTCGCCGACGCGCCGGGTCTGGCCGCCGCCCGTGCCGCGGGGCTCCCGGCTTTCTTCGTGGACCCGGCGGGACGGCGGCGCGCCGAGTACGAGGACGAGATGGCGGGCCTGCTGGAGCGCCACGGCGCGGACCTGGTCTGCCTCGCCGGGTACATGCGCATCCTGGGCCGCCGGATGCTGGAGCGCTTCCCGGGCCGCATCCTGAACATTCACCCGTCGCTGCTCCCGGCCTTCCCGGGGCTTCACGCGCAGCGCCAGGCGCTGGAGCGGGGAGTGCGCTTCGCGGGCTGCACCGTGCACCGGGTGGACGCCGGCGTGGACTCGGGCCCCATCATCCGGCAGACGGTCGTCCCGGTGCTCGAGGGGGACACCGAGGAGACCCTCTCCGCGAGAATTTTGGAAATGGAGCACGCGACCTACTGGAAAGCCATCCGCGATGTGCTTTTAAAAGAGTCGGATGCATGA
- the queG gene encoding tRNA epoxyqueuosine(34) reductase QueG, translated as MPGPHDLEAAVAEACRGAGIPAWGAAPALPIPGADAALARWVADGFHAGMAWVEAHRAVRADPRRLFPEALSVLVCVFPCEDAGEGGRLPGVSRFYRGEDYHHRVRRALEGVLDALRHRWPGLRGRVCVDAEPLHERALAVSAGLGWVGRNACLVHPALGSFLCLGEILLNAALPPGEPVADRCGDCRRCLEACPAGALDGQRRVDCRRCVAWHTVENRGVIPRGLKGRLGGMLFGCDRCQEACPYNAGTVPGVGAGGFAGVPRTFPPGVDDLARMSGKAFLRAYGKTALARAGLAGLLRNLVALSAELPGWPGHPVLGEIRRRRPLAESQWREFFDPGPAGPGITG; from the coding sequence GTGCCCGGTCCCCACGACCTGGAGGCGGCCGTCGCGGAAGCCTGCCGGGGCGCGGGGATTCCGGCCTGGGGTGCGGCGCCCGCCCTCCCGATCCCGGGGGCCGACGCCGCCCTGGCCCGCTGGGTCGCGGACGGCTTCCACGCGGGGATGGCCTGGGTGGAGGCGCACCGCGCGGTCCGTGCCGACCCGCGGCGGCTTTTCCCCGAGGCGCTGTCCGTGCTGGTCTGCGTCTTTCCCTGTGAGGACGCCGGCGAGGGCGGGCGGCTCCCGGGTGTTTCCCGCTTTTACCGGGGGGAGGATTACCACCACCGGGTGCGGCGCGCGCTGGAAGGGGTCCTCGACGCCCTTCGGCATCGCTGGCCGGGGCTCCGCGGCCGGGTCTGCGTGGACGCCGAGCCGCTGCACGAGCGGGCGCTGGCGGTCTCCGCCGGCCTGGGCTGGGTCGGTCGGAACGCCTGCCTGGTTCACCCCGCCCTCGGTTCCTTCCTCTGCCTCGGGGAGATCCTGCTCAACGCGGCGCTGCCGCCGGGCGAGCCCGTGGCGGACCGCTGCGGCGACTGCCGGCGTTGCCTGGAGGCCTGCCCCGCCGGTGCGCTGGACGGGCAGCGCCGTGTGGACTGCCGCCGCTGCGTGGCCTGGCACACCGTGGAGAACCGCGGGGTGATCCCGCGGGGGTTGAAGGGGCGGCTCGGCGGGATGCTCTTCGGCTGCGACCGTTGCCAGGAAGCCTGCCCTTACAACGCCGGCACGGTACCGGGGGTTGGGGCGGGCGGGTTCGCGGGGGTCCCGCGGACGTTTCCGCCGGGCGTGGACGATCTGGCCCGGATGAGCGGAAAAGCCTTCCTGCGCGCGTATGGGAAGACCGCCCTCGCCCGCGCGGGGCTCGCGGGGCTGCTGCGGAACCTGGTGGCCCTGTCCGCGGAACTCCCCGGGTGGCCGGGTCACCCGGTCCTGGGGGAGATCCGCCGGCGCCGGCCGCTTGCGGAAAGCCAGTGGCGGGAGTTCTTCGATCCCGGCCCCGCCGGCCCGGGAATCACGGGTTGA
- a CDS encoding lipid-binding SYLF domain-containing protein — MTLSNGRNRRRTALLAALALLLAAGASTPVLALDRAKTVDRLRESVEVLGEIVNIPEDGIPDSLLRKAEGLVVIPNVISGAFLVGARHGYGIMVHKLPDGKWSNPCFVSISGGSFGLQIGGQAVDLVLVIQNPRGFESVLKDNFTLSGDAKVTAGPVGRNAEAGTDLLLKAEILSYSRSKGLFAGISLNGAVLNIDQKANTAFYQKLVGHRKILFDAKMPRPVEVKPLHTLLKPYEGK, encoded by the coding sequence ATGACGTTATCAAACGGACGGAATCGGCGGAGAACGGCACTTCTCGCGGCCCTGGCCCTGCTGCTGGCGGCGGGGGCGTCCACACCCGTCCTGGCCCTCGACCGGGCCAAGACCGTGGACCGGCTCCGCGAGTCCGTGGAGGTGCTCGGCGAGATCGTCAACATCCCGGAGGACGGGATCCCCGACTCCCTTCTCCGCAAGGCGGAGGGCCTCGTGGTCATCCCGAACGTCATCAGCGGCGCCTTCCTCGTGGGGGCCCGCCACGGCTACGGGATCATGGTTCACAAGCTCCCCGACGGGAAGTGGAGCAACCCCTGCTTCGTGTCCATCTCCGGCGGCAGTTTCGGTCTGCAGATCGGGGGGCAGGCGGTGGACCTCGTCCTGGTGATCCAGAACCCCCGGGGCTTCGAGTCGGTCCTCAAGGACAACTTCACCCTCAGCGGCGACGCCAAGGTGACGGCGGGTCCCGTGGGGCGCAACGCCGAGGCGGGGACCGACCTCCTGCTGAAGGCGGAGATCCTCTCCTACTCCCGGAGCAAGGGCCTTTTCGCCGGGATCTCCCTCAACGGCGCCGTCCTCAACATCGACCAGAAGGCGAACACCGCGTTCTACCAGAAGCTGGTGGGCCACCGGAAGATCCTCTTCGACGCGAAGATGCCCCGGCCCGTCGAGGTCAAGCCCCTGCACACCCTCCTGAAGCCGTACGAGGGGAAATGA